In Pseudomonas campi, the sequence TTTGGGGTTGGCGGCGACATAGTCGCTGCGCAGGGCGAAGGCCTTTTCCGGGTGGTTGTGCCACAGCTCGCCGGTGGTGTTGGCCGTGTAGCCGATCTTCTGGTTGATCAGCTGGGCGTTCCACGGCTCGCACACGCAGAAGGTGTCCATGCTGCCGACCTTCATATTGGCGACCATCTGTGCGGGTGGTACCACGATGGTATTGATGTCGGTGTTCGGATTGATGCCGCCGGCTGCCAGCCAATAGCGAATCCACAGGTCATGGGTGCCGCCGGGGAAGGTCATGGCCGCGCTGATTTTCTTGCCGCTGGCCTTCTTCGCTTCCAGAGCCGCCTTGAAGGGTGCAGTGTCGACGCCGATTTTCAGGTCACGGTATTCCTCGCCGACCGAGATGCACTGGCCGCCGAGGTTGAGGCGGGCGAGGATGGAGATCGGCACCGGCTGGTTGTTCGGGGTGACGATGCCGGCGCTGATCAGGTAGGGCATGGGCGTGAGGATGTGGCCGCCGTCGATACCGTTCTTCGCCGAACCCAGCACCAGGTTGTCGCGGGTGGTGCCCCAGGAGGATTGCTTTAGGACCTCGACCTCGGTCATGCCGTATTTGGCGAAGAAGCCTTTCTCGGCGGCGACAAACAGCGGCGCGGCATCGGTCAGGGCGATAAAGCCCAGCTTGGCCTTGGTGGTCTCCACGTCGCCACCTGCGGCCCAGACACTGCTCTGGCTGCCCAGGCTCATGCCGCCGAACAGGGCTACGCCCCCCGCAGCGGCGATGGACTGCTTGAGGAAGCGGCGGCGCGAGGCCTGCAGCAGGTTGGTGTTGTCATCATTGATCGGCTTGTCGGTCATGGCTCGGTTTCCTCTAGGCGAAAAAAAACGATGTCACGCTGACCGGCTGAGCCGGCGGACGTGGACATCGTTGTCCGGATCGAATTGTGGCGCCCACCGTCTGGTCGGGCTTGCAAGGGTATAAGCGAAAGCCGTGCCAGGATTTTTGAAGATGCCAGTGTGCTGGCCTTTTCATGCGTATTACGTCAGTTATATCAAGCAGTTGCGAGAGGAGGTCGGTGCGACTGAGGCGTTTGCTGGCAGTTTATACGGGCCGGCGGGGCGTCGTCGCTAGCGCTCCGCACCGTTGCGGTGCGCGGTCGCGATGACATGCCAGTGTTCAGTGCCTGAGTCGGGCGCGCGGCTGAGCTGATGGGTTCTCGGTGCTGGTGGTCAGCAGGCGCTGGGCCACTTCCTCCAGCTGCAGCCCCTGGTTCATTGCGGCCTGGCGCAGCCAGGCATAGGCCTCACTCTCGTTGTAGCCCTGTTGTCTGATCAGCAGTTGTTTGGCGCGTTCGACCAGTTTGCGCTCCTCCAGCGCCTGGCGCGCCTCGCGCAGTTCGTCCTGCATGACCTGCAGTCGTTGCGCCTGGTGCTGCAGGAGGTCCAGGGTCGAGCGCGCCAGGTTGCTGCTCAGGCCGTCTGCGGGCGGGCTGTCGAGCTCAC encodes:
- a CDS encoding CmpA/NrtA family ABC transporter substrate-binding protein, giving the protein MTDKPINDDNTNLLQASRRRFLKQSIAAAGGVALFGGMSLGSQSSVWAAGGDVETTKAKLGFIALTDAAPLFVAAEKGFFAKYGMTEVEVLKQSSWGTTRDNLVLGSAKNGIDGGHILTPMPYLISAGIVTPNNQPVPISILARLNLGGQCISVGEEYRDLKIGVDTAPFKAALEAKKASGKKISAAMTFPGGTHDLWIRYWLAAGGINPNTDINTIVVPPAQMVANMKVGSMDTFCVCEPWNAQLINQKIGYTANTTGELWHNHPEKAFALRSDYVAANPKATQALTMAIMEAQMFCEKPENKEEVAKICSQRRWIGAPYADIVDRMKGNFAYGTGKVVENHPEQMRYWDDFASYPFQSHDLWFLTENKRWGYLPADFDSKALIAQVNREDIWRAAAAALNLPAAQIPTSTSRGIEKFFDGKVFDPENPQAYLDSLTIKAMA